TTTTTCTGCGAAGAGTTCTTCATCAAGTAATTCTCCAAAGCGAATTCCGATACGACTTACTTTATCCATATATGCAGGACCAATCCCTTTTTTAGTTGTTCCTACCTTCTGGCTTCCTTTTTGTTCTTCTTGCAATTCATCAATTGCCATATGATACGGCATAATAATATGTGCGCGATTACTAATCTTAAGGTTTGAGGTATCAATACCTCGTTCATTCAACATGTCAATCTCTTCAATTAGAGTTTTAGGATTAATAACCATACCATTACCAAGAATAACTAATCGCGAATTAAAAATTCCAGAAGGTACTAAACGTATTTTAAATTGCATATCATTAAACTCAACGGTGTGCCCTGCGTTATCGCCACCTTGATAACGCACAACCACGTCAGCTCTTTGCGCTAAAAAGTCAGTTATCTTTCCTTTTCCTTCATCTCCCCACTGGGTTCCGACTACAACAATTCCACTCATTTTGTATCTCCTTTATTATTCATACTTATTTACAATATGTCTCGCTATCCAAACACCGTTAGCCCCTGCTTGGGCCAGTCCACGAGTAACCCCTGCACCATCGCCACCAACATATAAACCTTTTATCTTAGTTTCAAAATATTTATCAATTTCTGGTCGTGCTGAATAAAATTTTGCTTCTACACCATAAAACAGTGTATGGTCGCTTGCAATTCCTGGCGTTACATGATCAAGTGCAGTAACCATTTCAATTAAGCTTTTCATTGTATTATATGGAAGAACTAATCCTAAATCACCGGGAACCGCTTCTTTAAGTGTTGGCTCTATGAACCCTTCCTTTAATCTTTTAGTGGTTGTTCTCCTACCTTTTAAAATATCCCCATATTTTTGAACAATAATTGAACCATTTGATAATTGGTTAGCCAATTTAGAAACTTCATGTGCAAACTCATTTGGTTGATTAAATGGTTCTTCAAATGTATGAGATACAAGTAACGCAAAGTTTGTGTTCTTACTACCTAACTTCGGATCTCGATATGAATGTCCATTTGCAAGCATTGTTCCTGTATGATTTTCAATAACAACATGCCCACTTGGGTTAGAACAGAATGTTCTTACAGAGGTACCCACACTTGTACTAAAAATGAATTTACCTTCATATAAATGTTCATTTATTTCTTGCATAACAATATCACTTGTTTCTACTCGAACACCAATATCAACTTGGTTATTATTAAGTGGAATGTTATTCTTAGCCATAATAGTCTTTAGCCACGTTGAACCATCCCGACCAGGTACAATTACTACATTATCTGCTAGCAGCTCAGTCTCTCCTTTTTTAAGTACAACTCCTGAAACAGTATCATCATTAACAATAATATCCGTGACTTCCGTATTAAAAAAGTAATCAATATATTCTTCAAGATAATTATAAATACTTTTAAGAATCTCAAGATTTTGTTCAGTTCCGAGGTGTCTCACCTCGGCTCGTAATAGCTTTAATCCAACTGCATACCCACGCTTTTCTATATCTTTAACTCTATCAGTTGTTGGATCAGTAATTTCTGGATTTGCTCCATGTTCCAGATTGATTGAATCAACATAGCGTATTAATTCTTCAACTTCACTACGACTTAAGTATTCTTGCATCCATCCGCCGAACTCACTAGTAATATTGAATTTACCATCCGAATACGCACCGGCTCCACCAAAACCACTAGTAATCGAACATGCCGGCCAACAACCTGCGTAATCTTTAATTCCTGCTGCTGGCGGACACTTTTCCAGCTTCTTATCAAGTATCGGACACTGTCTTCTATTAATATCTCTACCTTTGTCAATTAGGGCTACCTTTAGTTTCGGATTCTTGAGATGTAGCTCATATGCTGTAAAGATACCAGCTGGTCCCGCACCGATAATAATTACATCATATTTTTTTGTGTTTGGCATTAATTATTCTCCTTCCAAATAAAAAACCCCGTAGACATACGAGGTTCAACACAAAAATAAACCATTCACTATATTAAGTGAAAAGCAAAATAATGTAACCCCGTAATCTAACAATTCATGGTTGCTAGGTAGAGACTCCCTTTCCATATTAAAGGGATTATACGAGTTTTTTCAATTGTAACTTTATTATAGCATAAATAAAGTCTATATGCTTTCAAATTTTTTATTTCCCGGGAAATATTATTGTGAAATGACCTGCTTTAAGTTTTTGTCAAAGTCTTTTCTTTTTATCAAAAGACTTCGCCCACAATTGCAACATTTTAGTCTTACATCCATTCCTACGCGAAGAATTTCCCATAGATTCTCTCCGCAAGGATGTTTTTTTTTCATAATGACTCTATCGCCAACCTTATATTCCATTGCTTCACCTTATTTTATATTTGTATAGTTTATAACTCTATCAATTACGCGATTTGAAATAGTAGCATAAGAGCCATCAGCTTGAATAATCTCGGTAGTTCTTATACCAATTTTAACCACTACACCTTTAATTGTACCAACTTCGATTGTATCTCCCACAATGAACTGACGCTCTGTAACGATAAGTAATCCATTAATAAAATCAAGAATAATCTCCCTGCCAATAATTCCAAGTGTTAATCCTGTGCCGGTAAAGATTGTGATAAGTGTCTGAAAATTATAATTCGAAAGCTTGTAGATAATTGCCAGGATCACTCCAAACCAGGTGGCATATTGGCATATGGTTACAAATAGTTTAACAACTGTTGCAACTTGTTTCGTTCTATCGTCCATTTCATCTACATCTTTATTAATATGAAAGGCTTTGTAAACAAGCCTTTTAAATATAACAAGTAAAAATATTGTTGCTATTATTACTAAAGCAATTTCTAATATATTTACTAAATTTTTCAATATAAAGTCCCAGACATCTTCTGACCACATATTAATCACTCTATTCTATAATCCCTAATAGTTCAAGAATTCGGTTTAAATCTTCGTCATTAGAAAAGCTCAATTCTATTTTACCTTTTCCATTACTGTAATTGATAATGGACTTAGTACCTAAATTTTCCGCTAATTTTTTCTCTAAATATATAATTTGGTTGCTTTTTGCTTCCTTTTTACTTTTACTTTTTATACTAGTTTTCTTTTGCGGATTAGTTCCATATATAAGCTCTTCTGTTTGTCGTACTGATAGTTCATCTTCAACAATTTGATTAAAAAGATTCTTGATATCTTTTTCGCTCTTACCTACAAGAATTTTAGCATGACCCATAGATAATTCATTATTTATTATTGCGTCTTGAACATACTGTGGCAAAGTAAGAAGTCTTAATGTATTGGTGATGTGAGATCTACTTTTACCTAAACGTTTTCCTAGTTGTTCTTGTGTTAGGTTTAATTGATCAATAAGCATTTGATATGCCTGTGCTTCTTCAATTGCTGATAGATCTTCACGCTGAAGGTTTTCAAGTAGCGCTATCTCCATCATCTCTTGATCATTAAATTCCTTAATAATTGCCGGAATAGTTTCTAATCCAATAAGTTGAGAAGCTCGATATCTTCGCTCACCAGCTAAGATATCATAACCAACTAGGTTTTCTCTTACAATAATTGGTTGAAAAATTCCATGTTCTTTAATAGAACTTGCTAATTCTTCTAAGGCATTCTGATCAAATGATTTTCGCGGTTGATATGGATTTGGTCGTAATTTTTCAATCTCAACTTCAACTATATCATATCCTTGAATATCTTCAATTTCATCATTCAATACATTGAAATCACTATTTGCAAATAGTGCCTCAATACCTTTTCCTAAACGTTTTTGTTTAGCCATGTGCAATCACTTCCCTAGCCAATAATACGTATTCTTCAGCCCCACGACTTCTTGAATCGTAATATATAATTGGCAATCCATGACTTGGTGCCTCGCTTAAGCGAATACCGCGTGTAATTGTTGTTTTATATACCTTCTTCTCAAAAAGCTGTCTAACTTCTTGCTCAATCTCAGTGCTTAAATTTGTATTAGTAGTCATTGTTAACACTATTCCATCAATTGTTAGTTTAGGATTTAAATGTCTTTGCACCAGACGAATTGTGTTCAATAATTGACTAACTCCTTCTAATGCATAGTACTCAGCTTGAATTGGTATTATTAATGTTTGTGCAGCCGTTAGTGCATTTAATGTTAGTAATCCTAATGACGGTGGACAATCAAAGAAAACATAATCATACATTGGCGGTAATTTCATCAATGCATTTTTAAGTCTTAATTCTCTTGCTTCTACTTGTGATAATTCTAAATCCGCACCTGATAAATGTATTCTTGCAGGCACAACATCAAGATTTTTAAACTGTGTCCTAATAATTGTGTTTTTTATGTCTTCTTCATCAACTAAAACATTATAAATACATTTTTTAATACTACCCTTATCAATTCCTAAACCGGTTGTCGCATTACCTTGGGGATCCATATCAATCAATAATATCTTTTTTCCTAATGCACCTAATGACGATGCTAAATTTAAGGTAGTTGTTGTTTTGCCAACACCACCTTTTTGGTTAGTTATTGCAATAATTTTTGTCATGAAGCGGTCCTCCTATCTCAGTCTATTTAAACAAGTTCCAGAAACCGTCATTGCTTTTGTTTTCTTCTTTTTCATCGTCTTCATCTTCAAATAAAAATGAATTACTTGTATTATTAATGTTTTTTAACTTATCAACAAATGATGATTTAGCTCCATATTTTATTGCTTCTTCTTCATTGCTTTCAGCAGTTATTTCTGCTTCTTGTCGCGAAACCTCAAGTAGTTCATCTAACTCTTCTCTACCTTGTTCGGTTGTCTCTTCAGAAGTATTATTTGTTACCTCCGTAAACATAGCTCTAACTCTATCTGCCTGATCTTTTTGATATTCATTTGCACTTTCACTAATGATATCATCTTCAGAATCATCATTTAATAATGTTTGCCAATTTAGGAGTTCATCTTTTTTCTCTTCCTTTTCATTCCCAAAATCATAGATTGTATTATAAATTGAATTTGGTTTCTCTTCAGTAGCTTCAATTGTTTTTACAAACTTCTCTCCAGCTTCTAGCACTTCTGCAGGAACTTCAACTTCTTCCCCGTCATTATAATAAGACTCATAGATTGAATTATAGGTAGTTTCGAGATTTAACTCTGTTGTTTTAAATAAGTCATCTTCTTCAATGGCATCTTCTACTTTTATAATTGGCTCGTCATTATTTATGTGTTCTTGAACTTCATTAAACAATTCTTCGCTTTCAGTTGAAGTTGGTGTATGACTATCATTTCCATAATTAGCATTATAAACAAAGTGAAATGTATTTGTAATATCTAACTCATTTTCGGATTCTTCTGATTTGTTCTCTTCTATTAAATCAGTTACTTCTTCTTCACCTTCAAGTTTTAAATTGTCAAAAAAGCTTATGTCTAATCCTGCAAACTTTGTTTCTAAATCATCACTTAGTTCAATTTCTTCTCCATCATTTATCAGGAGTTTATCTGTAACTTCTTCAGCAGTTTCATCAAGTGTCTCATGCTCAATAGCAGATGCTTGTTCTTCGGTATTAACTACTTTATCAATTTTTTCAACATCTTTATGTTCGATGTTATTATTTTCTTCCTCTAATTGAATAACTTCTTCTCTATCAGCTTCTGTTTCAATTTGAGTATTCTCTTCAGGAGAAGCGTCAATATTTATTGCCTCTGTATTTAAAGCCTCGACAACTATATCATTATTCGCTTCTAAGCTAACCACATTATTTAGCGCAAGATCATTTGATTCTTCTGCTACATCATCTGTGGCATGTTTATCAATCTTAATTGTTACCTCATAGTAACTATCATTCTCTTGTTCATTGATTTCAGCCTTATGTCCAAATTTTTCAATTGTTTTCAATGATTTTTTTACTGTATTAATTGCTAATCTAACATCATTAGCATAGCCTTTAATTCTTACTTTAGTTTTTACATCTTTAACATTCTTAGTATGCGAAAGTTTTTCCTCAATAATTCTTTCCGTTTCTGCTACAGTTAAATTATCTTTAATAATTTTCTCTAACATTACCGAGCGAGCAGCGTCAGTCTCAAATTTAAGCAAGGCTCTGGCATGTCTTTCAGAAATACTTTTATCTTTTAATGCATCTTGGATGTCTTCTGGAAGTTGCAACAAGCGCATTTTATTTGCAATTGCTGACTGCGACTTACCTACCATTTTTGAGACTTCATCCTGAGTTAAATTTAATAAGGTTGCTAATCTCTGATATGATTTTGCTTCCTCAATTGGATTTAAATCCTCGCGTTGGATATTTTCTATGACAGCTAATACTGCAGAATCCTTCGCTTCTAGATCTTTTATAATAACTGGGATTACTTCAAGTCCAGCTATTTTTGACGCACGAAAACGACGCTCTCCAGCAACAATTTCATACATATTTTCTCCTGCAGTTCGTACAACAATTGGTTGAATAAGACCATATTGTTCAATTGATTCTGCAAGTTCCTTTAATGATTCTTCTTCAAATGTTGTTCTTGGTTGATATCTGTTAGCAACAATCTGATTTATTTCTATTGTAGTAATGATCTCTTCTTTATCTTTTCTATTAAATAAAGCCATTGTATTTCCTCCTGATTTCTATAGTGGGTTCTTCTTTATTTTTGAAAATAATCTTGGGTATTTTCCCGGAGATTTTTTTATTTTAGTAATAATATGAATAACACGTTTACTTTCATCAAATGGTAAGTGGAATTCAATCGTTTCACTGAGTTCCGCACCAAGCACTTTACATGCATTTTTTGACTCAATAAGTTCGTTTATTCCATCTGCTCCTTTTAAAGCAATAAATCTACCACCGATTTTAACAAATGGAATGCATAATTCACTAAGAACATTCATTCGTGCAACTGCTCTTGCAGTTACAATATCATACTCTTCTCTATGTTCTTTAATAAAGTCCTCTGCTCTTGCATGATATAACTCAACGTTGGTAAGCCCTAATTTATTTACAACTTCATTTAAGAATACTATTCTCTTATTCAGTGCATCAACTACTGATATTTGTAAGTTAGGAAAAACAATCTTTAATGGAATGATTGGAAAGCCTGCACCACTACCAATATCACAAATCTTAAATTCATTATTTAAATCAATATATTTTCCTAAAACAATCGAGTCATAGAAATGCTTCCAATATACTTCTTTTTTTTCGGTAATTGCAGTAAGATTCATTTTAGTGTTCCACTCAACGAGTAAATCATAATAATCCGTGAATTGTTTGAGTTGTTTATCCGTTAAGTCTGGATATATTTCTTTAAGGACAAAATCATAATTGTTATTCAAATTTTCACCTCCGATATTTCCCGGGAAATATTTTATTGAACTATCTTATATTTTACACTTTTATTACCTATATATCAACTTTATACCATAAAAAAGCAATAAAAAAAGGCTTGCAAATTTGCAAACCAATTTATATCTGATTAGTCCTCTAATAATTTTTCTCCTGGAGTCCAGCCACAAGGCGCCAAACCACCGCTTTGGAATGCTTCCAAAAGTCTAATTACTTCATCAACATTTCTACCAACATTATTGTCATTAATTGTAGAGTGTACTAATTTTCCTTCTGGATCAATAATGAATAATCCACGAAGAGCAATTCCTTCTTCTTCAATTAAAACACCGTATGCTTCTGAAACTTGATGATTAGCATCTGAAGCCATAGGATGTTTTATTTTCCCAAGTGCTGGAGTATTAGTCCAAGCTAAATGTGAATATTCAGTATCTGTTGAAACAGCAATTACTGAAGTGTTTAATTTTTCAAACTGCTCATTAGCATCGCTCATGGCTTTGATTTCTGTAGGACATACAAAAGTAAAATCTTTTGGATAGAAGTATAATACTGTCCATTTTCCATTATCTAAGTTTTCTTGTAATGAAACATTACCAAAACTTCCATTAGGCAATAATGCCAACATTTCAAATTTTGGAGCAGGTTTTCCTACTCTTGCTAATTGAATATAGTATTCATTTTCGTTATTGCATTCACAGCACATAATTTAATTCCTCCAATTAATATATTATTTTAAATATGAAGTAAGCATCCAGTGTAATTTTTGATACTCACCAGTATAACCAATAAACATGTCGTTTGTAACTGAGTCATCTGCTTCCTCAGCAAGAACTGCTAATTCTTTCGAATCTTTGATTAATTGTTCAATATCTGCTATTAAAATTTCAACAGCAAGAATTCCATTTACATCTTTATCATAACGTTCTGAAATAGTAGATAATTCTAACACTTCTTTTAAATTTGCAACCGGATATTCATTAACAGATAACAAGCGCTCAGCTACATCATCAATAATATCCGCTGTTTGATCATAAATCTCTTCAAATTTTTCATGTAATGAAAAAAATTGATGACCTTTTACGTACCAATGTAAGTTATGAACTTTCATGTACATCACTGTTTGGTTGGCTAGAAACACGTTCATCTTTTGATATAAATTCATTTCTTTTCCTCCTGATTTTGTAATGATTACAATATTATAATAAACCCAATTCAATGTTTTGTCAAGAATTATACTTACGTATTTTTACAATCCGGACATAATCCTTTAAATTGAATATTTTTTTCTGTAATTTCAAATCCACTCAAATCTTTACTTATTTGATCATCAATTTTTAAATCAACATCAAATATTTTTTGACAACTCTCACACTTAAAGTGTCCATGTGTTGTTTGCTGATAAATATCATATCTTAATTCATTCAAATCAATCCCTAGTGCTTCAATTATTTTATGCTCAATGAATAAATTTAGTGTATTATATACTGTTGTTTTTGAAAGCGATGGAATGTAGGGATGTAATTCATCATAAATCATTCCTACACTTGGATGATTATGATTTTTGTAGAAATATTCCAATATTCGAACCCGAGCATATGATGGTCTAATTTCTTTTTCTCTTAGTATTTGCTCAATTTCGCTTCTGCTTGGGATGGTCCGCATACAAGGCAACCCCCTTTTCTATATTCTTTTTTCATTATACTACATTTCAAGGTTACATTGCCAGTGAACCTATCTATTTTTTATATATATAGACAACATGCTAATATCTACAGGATTCACTCCAGATACTCGAGAAGCTTGCCCTAATGTAATTGGTTGAATCTCTTTTAGTTTTTGTCGTGCCTCTAAGGCTAAGTTAGGTACTAGATTATAATCGATATTTTGAGGTATCTTTTTCTTCTCGAGTTGTTTAATTCTATCAACTTGATTTTTTGCTTTTCTGATATAACCGTCATACTTTATTTGTATTTCAATTTGTTGTTGAATTTCTTCTTTAACATTATCAAGTTTTATTCTAGTATATATTTCATACTCCTGCATTATTTTTAATAAATCAATTGCGTTTTTGTATGATAGTTCCGGCCTCTTCATAAGATCGTATAAACTGATTCCGTCCTTTAACTTACTTGAACCAATATTACTTAAATATTCATTTATTTTGATCTTTGTCGTTATTTTAATTGTTTTTATTTTTTCAATATATTCATTTATAGTAGCACATTTTTTTTGGAATTCAATATATTGTTCATCTGATATTAGTCCTATTTCATGTCCTATTTTTCTTAATCTTAAATCAGCATTATCATGTCTGAGCAATAATCTATATTCCGCACGTGATGTTAATAATCTATAAGGTTCATCGGTACCTTTAGTAACTAAATCATCAATTAATACCCCAATATAGGCTTCATCTCTACTTAAAATTAATGACTCTTTATTTTCAATTTGCAATGCTGCGTTAATACCGGCTATCAAACCTTGACCTGCAGCTTCTTCATAACCACTTGTTCCATTTATTTGTCCTGCAGAAAATAGTCCAGATATTTTTTTTGTTTCTAGACTTGGCCAGAGTTCGGTTGGAATAATTGCATCGTATTCAATTGCATATCCATACTTAATTATTTCGCAACGTTCTAATCCAGGAACAGTACGAATAAACTGATTTTGAATATCATTTGGTAAACTTGTCGAAAGACCTTGCAAATATATACTATCCGTATGTAGACTTTCTGGTTCCAAAAAAATTTGATGTCTTTCTTTGTCAGAAAAACGAACTAATTTATCTTCAATTGATGGACAATATCTAGGACCTTTCCCCTCGATTAAACCAGAGTACATTGCAGACTTGTCAATATTATTATTAATAATTTCATGAGTTTCTTTATTTGTATATGTTAAATAGCAAAGTTCTTGAATGTTTTTGTTAGCGGAAATATTATCAAAAGAAAAGTTTCTTTTGATTGAATCACCAGGTTGAGGAGTAGTCTTCGTAAAATCTATACTATCTCTTTTAACTCGAGCAGGAGTTCCGGTTTTTAATCTAAATAAATTTATTCCTAACTCACGTAAGTTATTCGAAAGGCTTGCCTTTGTTGGTTGACCTCCTGGGCCACCTTCTTTCTTCGTATGACCAACTAAGATATGTGAATGCATATATGTTCCAGTTGTTAGCACTACTTTTTTAGCCTTTATTTCTCTGCCGTCAGCAAGTAGTACTCCATGAATCTTATTATCCTTAACTACTAATTTATCAACAAATGCCTCAATAATTGAGAGATTTTCTTGATTTTCTAATATTTCAATCATTCTTTTAGGATATTCAATAACATCAGCTTGTGCGCGAAGAGACCAAACTGCCGGTCCTTTACTTAAATTCAACATTTTCATTTGAATATTTGTTTGATCGGCTACTTTTCCCATAACACCACCTAAAGCATCAATTTCTCTAACTACAATACCTTTAGCTGGCCCACCAATAGATGGGTTACATGGCATATGTGCAATCATTTTTTTATTAGAGGTTATCATTGCAACTTTATGTTGCATTTTTGCAGCAGCAATGGCTGCCTCACAACCAGCGTGACCACCACCAACTACAATTATTTCATATTCCATTATATTACTCCCTTACAAATATTTCCCGGGAAATATTATTTTCCTAAACAAAATTTACTAAACAACTCATCTAGTAATTCATCTTTCACTGAATCTCCAAGGATCTCTCCTAAATAATCCCAAGCATTTTTTATATCAACCTCTGCAATATCAATAGGCATTCCTAATTTGACATTATTTATTGCAGATTTTAGACTTTTTTTCGACTCTTTTAGTAAGTGTATATGTCTTGAGTTTGATAAATATGTAAGATCTTTATTTCCTATTTTATTTAGTTGAAATAGTTTTTTTATTTTGTTATTTAGTTCTTTAAATCCAACATCATTTAATGCTGATATTTTTAAAATATTATTACTTTCTATTGTTACGTAGTTTATTTTTTGTTCTAAATCTGATTTATTTACTAAAACAATATGATTTTTATTTTTCACTTTATTATATAAATCAATATCTTCTTCTGTGAGCTCTTCATTTCCATTCAAAACAAATAATATTAGCTCTGCTTCATCTATCATTTTTTTTGATTTTTCAATTCCAATTTCTTCGATTACATTATCTGTTTTTCTTATTCCAGCAGTATCAATTAAATGTAAGACAATTCCACCAATTTTTATTTCACCTTCGACAATATCACGTGTTGTTCCTTCAATATGGGTTACAATTGCTTTATCTTCTTGTAATAAATTATTCAATAAACTTGATTTACCAACATTTGGGCGACCAATAATCGCTGTTTTTATTCCTTCTCTAATTACTTTACCGGTTTTTGAGGCTTCTAGTATTATATCCATTTCATTTATTATTTCTTCCATTTTCGGAAATAAATCTGTATTAGTCATTTCAATTACATCATCATATTCTGGGTAATCTATATTAACTTCTATGTGTGCTATAATGTCCAATATTTTTTCTCTTAGTGTTTTTATTAATAATGATAATTTTCCATCTAAACCTTTATTTGCTAATACCAGTGATTCTTCTGTT
The Culicoidibacter larvae DNA segment above includes these coding regions:
- a CDS encoding NAD(P)/FAD-dependent oxidoreductase yields the protein MPNTKKYDVIIIGAGPAGIFTAYELHLKNPKLKVALIDKGRDINRRQCPILDKKLEKCPPAAGIKDYAGCWPACSITSGFGGAGAYSDGKFNITSEFGGWMQEYLSRSEVEELIRYVDSINLEHGANPEITDPTTDRVKDIEKRGYAVGLKLLRAEVRHLGTEQNLEILKSIYNYLEEYIDYFFNTEVTDIIVNDDTVSGVVLKKGETELLADNVVIVPGRDGSTWLKTIMAKNNIPLNNNQVDIGVRVETSDIVMQEINEHLYEGKFIFSTSVGTSVRTFCSNPSGHVVIENHTGTMLANGHSYRDPKLGSKNTNFALLVSHTFEEPFNQPNEFAHEVSKLANQLSNGSIIVQKYGDILKGRRTTTKRLKEGFIEPTLKEAVPGDLGLVLPYNTMKSLIEMVTALDHVTPGIASDHTLFYGVEAKFYSARPEIDKYFETKIKGLYVGGDGAGVTRGLAQAGANGVWIARHIVNKYE
- a CDS encoding DUF951 domain-containing protein, which encodes MEYKVGDRVIMKKKHPCGENLWEILRVGMDVRLKCCNCGRSLLIKRKDFDKNLKQVISQ
- a CDS encoding mechanosensitive ion channel family protein, producing the protein MWSEDVWDFILKNLVNILEIALVIIATIFLLVIFKRLVYKAFHINKDVDEMDDRTKQVATVVKLFVTICQYATWFGVILAIIYKLSNYNFQTLITIFTGTGLTLGIIGREIILDFINGLLIVTERQFIVGDTIEVGTIKGVVVKIGIRTTEIIQADGSYATISNRVIDRVINYTNIK
- a CDS encoding ParB/RepB/Spo0J family partition protein: MAKQKRLGKGIEALFANSDFNVLNDEIEDIQGYDIVEVEIEKLRPNPYQPRKSFDQNALEELASSIKEHGIFQPIIVRENLVGYDILAGERRYRASQLIGLETIPAIIKEFNDQEMMEIALLENLQREDLSAIEEAQAYQMLIDQLNLTQEQLGKRLGKSRSHITNTLRLLTLPQYVQDAIINNELSMGHAKILVGKSEKDIKNLFNQIVEDELSVRQTEELIYGTNPQKKTSIKSKSKKEAKSNQIIYLEKKLAENLGTKSIINYSNGKGKIELSFSNDEDLNRILELLGIIE
- a CDS encoding ParA family protein, which produces MTKIIAITNQKGGVGKTTTTLNLASSLGALGKKILLIDMDPQGNATTGLGIDKGSIKKCIYNVLVDEEDIKNTIIRTQFKNLDVVPARIHLSGADLELSQVEARELRLKNALMKLPPMYDYVFFDCPPSLGLLTLNALTAAQTLIIPIQAEYYALEGVSQLLNTIRLVQRHLNPKLTIDGIVLTMTTNTNLSTEIEQEVRQLFEKKVYKTTITRGIRLSEAPSHGLPIIYYDSRSRGAEEYVLLAREVIAHG
- a CDS encoding ParB/RepB/Spo0J family partition protein yields the protein MALFNRKDKEEIITTIEINQIVANRYQPRTTFEEESLKELAESIEQYGLIQPIVVRTAGENMYEIVAGERRFRASKIAGLEVIPVIIKDLEAKDSAVLAVIENIQREDLNPIEEAKSYQRLATLLNLTQDEVSKMVGKSQSAIANKMRLLQLPEDIQDALKDKSISERHARALLKFETDAARSVMLEKIIKDNLTVAETERIIEEKLSHTKNVKDVKTKVRIKGYANDVRLAINTVKKSLKTIEKFGHKAEINEQENDSYYEVTIKIDKHATDDVAEESNDLALNNVVSLEANNDIVVEALNTEAINIDASPEENTQIETEADREEVIQLEEENNNIEHKDVEKIDKVVNTEEQASAIEHETLDETAEEVTDKLLINDGEEIELSDDLETKFAGLDISFFDNLKLEGEEEVTDLIEENKSEESENELDITNTFHFVYNANYGNDSHTPTSTESEELFNEVQEHINNDEPIIKVEDAIEEDDLFKTTELNLETTYNSIYESYYNDGEEVEVPAEVLEAGEKFVKTIEATEEKPNSIYNTIYDFGNEKEEKKDELLNWQTLLNDDSEDDIISESANEYQKDQADRVRAMFTEVTNNTSEETTEQGREELDELLEVSRQEAEITAESNEEEAIKYGAKSSFVDKLKNINNTSNSFLFEDEDDEKEENKSNDGFWNLFK
- the rsmG gene encoding 16S rRNA (guanine(527)-N(7))-methyltransferase RsmG — translated: MNNNYDFVLKEIYPDLTDKQLKQFTDYYDLLVEWNTKMNLTAITEKKEVYWKHFYDSIVLGKYIDLNNEFKICDIGSGAGFPIIPLKIVFPNLQISVVDALNKRIVFLNEVVNKLGLTNVELYHARAEDFIKEHREEYDIVTARAVARMNVLSELCIPFVKIGGRFIALKGADGINELIESKNACKVLGAELSETIEFHLPFDESKRVIHIITKIKKSPGKYPRLFSKIKKNPL
- a CDS encoding peroxiredoxin, yielding MCCECNNENEYYIQLARVGKPAPKFEMLALLPNGSFGNVSLQENLDNGKWTVLYFYPKDFTFVCPTEIKAMSDANEQFEKLNTSVIAVSTDTEYSHLAWTNTPALGKIKHPMASDANHQVSEAYGVLIEEEGIALRGLFIIDPEGKLVHSTINDNNVGRNVDEVIRLLEAFQSGGLAPCGWTPGEKLLED
- a CDS encoding Dps family protein produces the protein MNLYQKMNVFLANQTVMYMKVHNLHWYVKGHQFFSLHEKFEEIYDQTADIIDDVAERLLSVNEYPVANLKEVLELSTISERYDKDVNGILAVEILIADIEQLIKDSKELAVLAEEADDSVTNDMFIGYTGEYQKLHWMLTSYLK
- a CDS encoding Fur family transcriptional regulator yields the protein MRTIPSRSEIEQILREKEIRPSYARVRILEYFYKNHNHPSVGMIYDELHPYIPSLSKTTVYNTLNLFIEHKIIEALGIDLNELRYDIYQQTTHGHFKCESCQKIFDVDLKIDDQISKDLSGFEITEKNIQFKGLCPDCKNT
- the mnmG gene encoding tRNA uridine-5-carboxymethylaminomethyl(34) synthesis enzyme MnmG, which translates into the protein MEYEIIVVGGGHAGCEAAIAAAKMQHKVAMITSNKKMIAHMPCNPSIGGPAKGIVVREIDALGGVMGKVADQTNIQMKMLNLSKGPAVWSLRAQADVIEYPKRMIEILENQENLSIIEAFVDKLVVKDNKIHGVLLADGREIKAKKVVLTTGTYMHSHILVGHTKKEGGPGGQPTKASLSNNLRELGINLFRLKTGTPARVKRDSIDFTKTTPQPGDSIKRNFSFDNISANKNIQELCYLTYTNKETHEIINNNIDKSAMYSGLIEGKGPRYCPSIEDKLVRFSDKERHQIFLEPESLHTDSIYLQGLSTSLPNDIQNQFIRTVPGLERCEIIKYGYAIEYDAIIPTELWPSLETKKISGLFSAGQINGTSGYEEAAGQGLIAGINAALQIENKESLILSRDEAYIGVLIDDLVTKGTDEPYRLLTSRAEYRLLLRHDNADLRLRKIGHEIGLISDEQYIEFQKKCATINEYIEKIKTIKITTKIKINEYLSNIGSSKLKDGISLYDLMKRPELSYKNAIDLLKIMQEYEIYTRIKLDNVKEEIQQQIEIQIKYDGYIRKAKNQVDRIKQLEKKKIPQNIDYNLVPNLALEARQKLKEIQPITLGQASRVSGVNPVDISMLSIYIKNR